In Leucobacter insecticola, one DNA window encodes the following:
- a CDS encoding ABC transporter permease, protein MLRYILFRILQVIPVLLGTTFLIYFMVFSMPGDPILALFGDKTPSQAVLEEISRQYNLDKPFIVQYFLYLGGIFTGDLGITFSGQQVTDVLARTFPVTIQLALMAIVIELVLAVTIGLISGLRKGKLFDNVSLIIGLVMMSVPIFVIAFIAQYFLSIKWGFFRTTVGPGAPIQDLILPAIVLGVSLYATSMRLTRASVIDTLNQDFVRTAYAKGLSRNRIIPVHVLRNSLIPTITNTATNFGVLMVGATVTEAIFNVPGVGNTLFKAIRLGENSTVVSFVTVMVLIYLFVNLFIDLLYAVLDPRIRYA, encoded by the coding sequence ATGCTGAGATACATCCTCTTCCGCATCCTCCAGGTCATTCCCGTATTGCTCGGGACCACCTTCCTGATCTATTTCATGGTCTTCTCGATGCCAGGAGACCCGATCCTTGCCCTGTTCGGGGACAAGACCCCGAGCCAAGCGGTGCTCGAGGAAATTAGCCGGCAGTACAACCTCGACAAGCCATTCATCGTGCAGTATTTCCTGTACCTCGGCGGAATCTTCACCGGGGATCTCGGGATCACCTTCTCGGGGCAGCAGGTGACCGATGTACTCGCTCGAACCTTCCCGGTGACGATCCAGCTCGCGCTCATGGCGATTGTGATTGAGTTGGTCCTTGCGGTCACCATCGGCCTCATTTCCGGACTGCGGAAGGGCAAACTGTTTGACAACGTCAGCCTCATCATCGGCCTGGTCATGATGAGCGTGCCGATCTTCGTGATCGCGTTTATCGCGCAGTACTTCCTGAGCATTAAGTGGGGCTTCTTCCGGACTACCGTCGGTCCGGGCGCACCGATCCAGGACCTGATTCTGCCCGCGATCGTTCTGGGTGTTTCCCTGTATGCGACGAGTATGCGTCTGACGCGCGCCTCGGTCATCGACACCCTCAATCAGGACTTCGTGCGCACTGCATACGCGAAGGGGCTCAGCCGCAATCGGATCATCCCGGTTCACGTGCTGCGGAACTCGCTGATCCCGACCATCACCAACACGGCGACCAACTTCGGTGTGCTGATGGTGGGAGCGACCGTGACCGAGGCGATCTTTAATGTCCCCGGTGTCGGCAACACGCTCTTCAAAGCTATTCGGCTGGGTGAAAACTCGACCGTGGTCTCCTTCGTGACGGTGATGGTGCTTATTTACCTCTTCGTCAATCTCTTCATTGACCTGCTCTACGCGGTGCTCGACCCAAGGATTCGATATGCCTGA
- a CDS encoding peptide ABC transporter substrate-binding protein, with the protein MKRSRIGLGVIALAAASALVLSGCSSSGDDTKGGDAAGIITVNGSEPEKGLIPSDINEVGGGRILDAMFSGLYYYDAKGNPVLDAAESVETTDSTVYTIKLKPGQKFTNGDPVDSDSFVNAWKDAAKFSNGRLNSSWFENIVGFDGEKDSDLTGLKVIDETTFEVTLKSAQSDFPLQLGYSSFYPLPKSAFDADGNVTDDFGQNPIGNGPYKVADDGWTHKVKIEMLKNEDYKGGREVQNAGLSIIFYDSLDAAYADLLGGNLDVLDMIPDAAYAKYKEDLGDRWINQPAAVFQSFTIPERLEHFSGEEGQLRREAISLSINRPQITDKIFSDTRTPAVDWSSPVINGYDEKLPGNDVVKYDPERAKELWAQADAISPWSGKFQIGYNADGGHQAWADAVSNDIKNTLGIDASGAPNPLFGDFRQSITDRSITTAFRSGWQGDYPGLSNFLLPLYKTGASANDGDYSNPEVDALLEEGLAAPGIDAANEKFHAAEAILFKDLPAIPLWYQNAVSGYSESVDNVTIGWNSVPLYYEITKK; encoded by the coding sequence GTGAAGCGATCACGGATAGGTCTGGGCGTTATCGCCCTGGCGGCCGCAAGCGCACTTGTGCTGTCTGGCTGCTCTTCGAGCGGTGACGATACCAAGGGAGGCGACGCCGCTGGCATCATCACGGTGAACGGCTCGGAGCCCGAAAAGGGTCTGATTCCCAGTGACATCAACGAGGTCGGCGGCGGTCGTATTCTCGACGCAATGTTCTCGGGGCTGTACTACTACGACGCCAAGGGCAACCCGGTGCTCGACGCGGCTGAGTCCGTCGAGACAACTGATTCAACGGTGTACACGATCAAGCTCAAGCCCGGCCAGAAGTTCACGAACGGTGACCCGGTCGATTCCGACTCGTTCGTGAACGCTTGGAAGGATGCCGCCAAGTTCTCAAACGGTCGCCTCAACTCCTCCTGGTTTGAAAACATCGTCGGCTTCGACGGCGAGAAGGACTCGGATCTCACCGGTCTGAAGGTGATCGACGAGACCACCTTCGAGGTGACCTTGAAGAGCGCGCAGTCGGACTTCCCGCTGCAGCTCGGCTACTCCTCGTTCTACCCGCTCCCCAAGTCGGCGTTTGACGCCGATGGCAACGTGACCGACGACTTCGGCCAGAACCCGATCGGCAACGGCCCCTACAAGGTCGCCGACGACGGCTGGACGCACAAGGTCAAGATCGAGATGCTGAAGAATGAGGATTACAAGGGAGGTCGCGAAGTACAGAACGCTGGTCTCTCGATCATCTTCTACGATTCTCTCGACGCAGCCTACGCTGACCTGCTCGGCGGCAACCTCGACGTGCTCGACATGATCCCCGATGCGGCATATGCGAAGTATAAGGAAGACCTCGGTGACCGCTGGATCAACCAGCCCGCCGCAGTTTTCCAGTCGTTCACGATCCCCGAGCGCCTTGAGCACTTCTCCGGCGAAGAGGGACAGTTGCGCCGCGAAGCGATCTCGCTGTCGATCAACCGTCCGCAGATTACCGACAAGATCTTCAGCGACACCCGCACGCCGGCCGTTGACTGGTCATCACCGGTCATCAACGGGTACGACGAAAAGCTTCCCGGCAACGATGTCGTGAAGTACGACCCGGAGCGCGCGAAGGAACTGTGGGCACAGGCCGACGCCATCTCCCCGTGGAGCGGTAAGTTCCAGATCGGCTACAACGCCGACGGTGGTCACCAGGCATGGGCTGATGCCGTCTCGAACGATATCAAGAACACGCTCGGGATCGACGCCTCCGGCGCACCGAACCCGCTCTTTGGTGACTTCCGCCAGTCGATCACCGATCGCTCCATCACCACCGCCTTCCGCTCAGGGTGGCAGGGCGATTACCCGGGCCTCAGCAACTTCCTGCTGCCGCTCTACAAGACCGGCGCATCCGCGAACGATGGCGACTACTCGAACCCCGAGGTCGATGCGCTGCTCGAGGAGGGCCTCGCGGCACCGGGCATTGATGCTGCGAACGAGAAGTTCCACGCTGCAGAGGCGATCCTGTTCAAGGATCTCCCTGCGATCCCGCTTTGGTACCAGAACGCTGTCTCCGGCTACTCTGAGAGCGTCGACAACGTAACCATCGGTTGGAACTCGGTGCCGCTCTACTACGAGATCACCAAGAAGTAA
- a CDS encoding dipeptide ABC transporter ATP-binding protein, giving the protein MKNILDIQNLQVTFATDRGPVKAVDGVTLAVEPGRVLAVVGESGSGKTVTARTVLGLLPETAVSSGAVVLSTRDGSGENNVLRLTGEQMRQVRGRDAAMVFQEASTALNPVFTVGWQIAEGLRAHGKLSKKDARARAIEMLERVGMPEPSERVDYYPHQLSGGQKQRVMIAMALALEPGLIIADEPTTALDVTVQAEILDLLRKLRDEFGTAILLITHNMGVVADLADDVAVMYQGEVVERAPVDELFAHPREAYTKQLLGAVLRLGGGSMRVRDRGAVAAETSVAAPVLATNLEIQYPGRLGRPGFKAVRGVSFEIADGEVYGLVGESGSGKSTIGRAIAGLTQATGGSLRVLGHEMVGFKERNFRAARRDIGFVFQDPASSFNPLLTIAENVAEPLIVHKLAGDAAAARPRVDELLEAVQLPKAYGDRFPHELSGGQRQRASLARGLALDPKLLIADEPTSALDVSVQAKVLELFAELQSELGFASLFITHDLAVVDALADRIGVLYHGELVESGSAAEVLGNPQVPYTQRLLASLPVPDPSKQAQRRQLARALRGEA; this is encoded by the coding sequence ATGAAGAATATCCTCGATATTCAGAATCTGCAGGTGACGTTTGCGACCGACCGTGGCCCGGTAAAGGCTGTCGATGGTGTGACGCTCGCGGTTGAACCGGGCCGTGTGCTTGCGGTGGTCGGTGAATCGGGATCGGGCAAGACTGTGACCGCTCGCACGGTACTTGGCCTGCTGCCGGAGACTGCTGTCTCCTCCGGCGCGGTGGTGCTTTCCACTCGCGACGGGAGCGGAGAGAACAACGTTTTGCGCCTCACCGGTGAGCAGATGCGCCAGGTGCGTGGGCGTGACGCCGCGATGGTGTTTCAGGAAGCCTCGACGGCGCTGAACCCGGTGTTCACTGTGGGCTGGCAGATTGCCGAGGGGCTGCGTGCCCACGGCAAGCTGTCGAAGAAAGACGCGCGCGCTCGCGCGATTGAGATGCTCGAGCGTGTGGGTATGCCGGAGCCAAGCGAGCGTGTCGACTACTACCCGCACCAGCTCTCGGGCGGGCAGAAGCAACGCGTCATGATCGCGATGGCTCTGGCGCTTGAACCCGGGTTGATCATCGCCGACGAACCGACAACGGCGCTTGACGTCACCGTACAGGCGGAGATCCTCGATCTGTTGCGCAAGCTCCGTGATGAGTTTGGCACGGCGATCCTGCTCATCACCCACAATATGGGGGTGGTGGCGGATCTCGCCGACGACGTTGCCGTCATGTATCAAGGTGAGGTTGTCGAGCGGGCCCCCGTTGACGAGCTGTTTGCGCACCCGCGCGAGGCCTACACCAAGCAACTGTTGGGCGCGGTGTTGCGACTGGGCGGCGGCAGCATGCGGGTGCGGGATCGCGGCGCGGTCGCTGCTGAAACTTCGGTTGCCGCCCCGGTGCTCGCAACTAACCTGGAGATTCAATATCCTGGGCGCCTCGGCAGACCTGGCTTCAAAGCCGTACGCGGGGTCAGCTTTGAAATTGCAGACGGCGAAGTCTATGGGCTGGTCGGTGAGTCAGGATCCGGCAAATCGACGATTGGGCGCGCAATCGCCGGGCTGACGCAGGCGACCGGCGGTTCGCTGCGGGTCCTCGGGCACGAGATGGTGGGGTTCAAGGAACGCAACTTCCGAGCTGCGAGGCGTGACATAGGTTTCGTCTTCCAGGATCCGGCGTCAAGCTTCAACCCCCTGCTCACCATCGCGGAGAACGTCGCTGAGCCGCTCATCGTACACAAGCTCGCCGGCGATGCGGCTGCGGCCCGGCCGCGGGTGGATGAACTGCTTGAGGCCGTGCAATTGCCAAAGGCGTACGGGGATCGGTTCCCGCACGAGCTCTCGGGCGGGCAGCGGCAGCGGGCCTCGCTCGCGCGTGGGCTCGCGCTTGATCCGAAGCTGTTGATTGCCGACGAGCCGACCTCAGCGCTCGATGTTTCGGTGCAGGCGAAGGTACTAGAACTCTTCGCCGAGTTGCAGTCCGAGCTGGGATTCGCATCACTGTTTATCACTCACGACCTTGCCGTGGTTGACGCGCTGGCGGATCGGATCGGGGTGCTCTACCACGGTGAGCTTGTTGAGAGTGGGTCAGCCGCTGAGGTGCTTGGTAACCCGCAGGTGCCCTACACCCAGCGTCTGCTCGCCTCGCTGCCTGTTCCCGACCCGTCGAAGCAGGCGCAGCGTCGGCAGCTTGCCCGGGCGCTGCGGGGCGAGGCGTAG
- a CDS encoding ABC transporter permease yields the protein MTTEALLTAPRVERGWHAWPLIKQLRQSIGLQRGMLIVGLILVSVFVITALFAPLLAPYSFSALSGPDGDFGSLQQPSLAHPFGTTTAGYDVLSRVIWGARTAFLVIAIAVASSIFLGSFLGLLSGYVGGWLDRVLVMLADAIYAFPSLLLAIVLSIVISGGQSSMWGGIWAASLSITVVFIPQYLRVVRSEVIRVKSEAFVESARVVGASNARIMFRHVMRNSTRSLPLVFTLNASEAILTLAGLGFLGFGIEPNSAAEWGYDLNKAIADVTNGVWWTSLWPGIAIVLVVTGLTLTGESLNDLSDPRLRSRRRAKAGSGKVSDNAVGVAAEAIASAAPTAPATREGDAR from the coding sequence ATGACAACCGAGGCACTTCTTACTGCGCCGCGCGTGGAGCGCGGCTGGCATGCCTGGCCGCTGATCAAGCAGCTGCGGCAGAGCATCGGACTGCAACGCGGGATGTTGATCGTCGGCCTGATTCTCGTGTCAGTTTTCGTGATCACGGCGCTCTTTGCTCCGCTGCTCGCTCCCTACAGCTTTTCTGCGCTCTCCGGACCGGACGGGGATTTTGGGTCCCTACAGCAGCCGTCCCTGGCTCACCCCTTCGGCACGACTACCGCCGGATACGATGTGCTCTCGCGCGTGATTTGGGGCGCACGAACCGCGTTTCTCGTGATCGCAATTGCTGTTGCGAGCTCGATTTTTCTTGGTTCGTTCCTCGGACTGCTCTCGGGCTACGTTGGCGGCTGGCTCGATCGTGTGCTCGTCATGCTGGCCGACGCGATCTACGCCTTTCCGTCGCTGCTGCTCGCGATTGTGCTCTCAATCGTGATCTCAGGTGGGCAGTCGAGCATGTGGGGCGGGATCTGGGCGGCCTCACTGTCCATCACTGTCGTGTTCATTCCGCAGTACCTCCGTGTGGTGCGCTCGGAGGTGATCCGCGTGAAGTCTGAGGCGTTCGTCGAATCGGCGCGGGTCGTTGGTGCGAGCAATGCCCGCATCATGTTCCGGCATGTGATGCGCAACTCGACGCGGTCCCTGCCTCTCGTGTTTACGCTGAACGCTTCGGAGGCGATCCTGACGCTTGCGGGTCTTGGCTTTCTTGGCTTCGGCATCGAACCGAACTCGGCTGCCGAGTGGGGATACGACCTCAACAAGGCGATCGCCGACGTCACAAACGGCGTCTGGTGGACGAGCCTGTGGCCCGGCATTGCGATCGTGCTGGTCGTGACGGGTCTCACGCTGACAGGCGAGAGCCTGAATGATCTTTCTGACCCGCGTCTGCGCAGTCGGAGGCGGGCGAAGGCTGGTTCGGGCAAGGTTTCAGATAATGCGGTTGGGGTGGCAGCTGAGGCCATAGCGTCGGCGGCCCCCACTGCACCCGCTACACGCGAAGGGGATGCGCGATGA
- a CDS encoding ABC transporter permease: protein MVITDTTTTPAAIARQRGGGLGRFILWRALLIIPTVFILVTMVFLLMRTMGNPITAAVGDRLPAAELAKRVAEAGYDRPLIVQYLEYLGQIFTGNFGVTFSDRRPVSEVLLTFGAATLELAVFTLIVALVVGIPLGMLAAYYRDRGPDAILRVFAIFTYATPVFFSGLIMKLIFGIWLGWLPVSGRASISTELQIQTLPDPSGFYLIDAFRTGNMANVGDVLLHAILPALTLGMMTAGVFLRLVRTNMIGTLGREYIDSGRSRGVSEFRLTTKHAYRPALIPIITVIGMQIALLLAGAVLTETTFEWKGLGFELAYYLRARDFVAVQGIVALLAVIVALSNFIVDILAALIDPRVRY, encoded by the coding sequence ATGGTCATCACTGACACCACGACGACGCCAGCCGCGATTGCGAGGCAGCGCGGCGGGGGCCTTGGGCGTTTCATTCTGTGGCGTGCCCTGCTCATAATCCCGACCGTGTTCATTCTGGTGACAATGGTCTTTTTGCTCATGCGCACCATGGGCAACCCGATCACGGCTGCGGTGGGGGACCGGCTCCCGGCGGCCGAACTTGCCAAGCGAGTCGCTGAAGCGGGCTATGATCGCCCGCTTATCGTGCAGTATCTCGAATATCTTGGGCAGATATTCACCGGCAACTTCGGTGTGACCTTCAGCGATCGCCGTCCTGTCAGTGAAGTGCTGCTCACCTTTGGTGCCGCAACCCTTGAACTTGCGGTCTTCACACTCATTGTGGCGCTGGTGGTCGGGATCCCGCTCGGCATGCTCGCCGCGTATTACCGGGATCGTGGGCCCGATGCCATCCTGCGCGTATTCGCGATCTTCACCTACGCCACCCCGGTGTTCTTCTCCGGCCTGATCATGAAACTGATCTTTGGGATTTGGCTCGGATGGCTGCCGGTTTCGGGGCGCGCTTCTATTTCAACCGAGTTGCAGATCCAGACGCTGCCTGACCCCTCCGGCTTTTACCTGATCGATGCGTTCCGCACCGGCAACATGGCCAATGTCGGCGATGTGCTCTTGCACGCGATCCTGCCGGCGCTCACGCTCGGCATGATGACCGCCGGTGTGTTTCTTCGGCTTGTTCGCACGAACATGATTGGCACGCTCGGCCGAGAATACATCGACTCTGGTCGCTCCCGCGGAGTGAGCGAGTTCCGGTTGACCACCAAACACGCGTATCGACCGGCGCTGATCCCGATCATTACCGTGATCGGGATGCAGATTGCGCTGCTGCTCGCGGGCGCAGTGTTGACGGAGACGACCTTTGAATGGAAAGGCCTCGGTTTCGAACTGGCCTATTACCTGAGGGCGCGAGACTTTGTCGCGGTGCAGGGCATCGTCGCCTTGCTCGCGGTGATCGTAGCGCTGAGCAACTTCATCGTCGACATTCTTGCCGCGCTGATCGACCCGCGAGTGAGGTACTGA
- a CDS encoding ABC transporter substrate-binding protein, whose translation MKKILQTVAVMGAGALVLSGCASGGNEGGGGATGDAVTIGTTEVVTSLDPAGAYDNGSYQVMINVYPFLMSNPVGESTVAPDIAESAEFTSPTQYTVKLKEGLTFANGNDLTSSDVKFSFDRQIAIADPNGPSSLLANLESVEAPDDLTVVFNLLAENDQTFPQVLSSPVGPIVDEDSFPADKVASDDDIVKANPFAGPYSITKYDKGNLIAYSAFKDYQGLWGTAKSESVNQKYFATESNLSQAIETKAVDVAFRSLSATDVEKFEKTDGLQVIKGPGGEIRYLVFNFNSMPFGATTADADPAKALAVRQAIADLIDREKISTQVFKGTYTPLYSFIPEGLLGANTALEGLYGDGKGGPDAKRAKERLAAAGIATPVKFPLQYAGERYGAATAEEYAQIKSQLETDGLFEVDLQSTEWGQFTKDRVEDIYPVHQLGWFPDYSDPDNYLTPFFSPGNFLENRYENPEITALIDQQRITSDDAERAKLLEEIQDKLAVELSTLPMLQGAQVAVAVDGVEGVTLDASFKLRFGLITK comes from the coding sequence ATGAAGAAAATACTGCAAACAGTCGCAGTGATGGGTGCGGGAGCATTAGTGCTCTCGGGCTGCGCATCAGGCGGAAACGAGGGCGGTGGTGGTGCAACCGGTGACGCTGTCACGATTGGTACCACCGAGGTCGTCACCTCCCTGGATCCGGCCGGCGCCTACGACAACGGTTCGTATCAGGTCATGATCAACGTATACCCGTTCCTGATGAGCAACCCGGTCGGTGAATCCACCGTGGCACCAGACATTGCGGAGTCGGCAGAGTTTACTTCGCCCACGCAGTACACGGTGAAACTGAAGGAAGGGCTGACGTTTGCGAACGGCAACGATTTGACCAGCTCCGACGTGAAGTTCAGTTTCGACCGCCAGATCGCTATTGCGGATCCCAACGGACCGTCGAGCTTGCTCGCGAACCTCGAAAGCGTTGAAGCACCCGATGACTTGACCGTGGTCTTCAATCTGCTGGCTGAGAACGACCAAACCTTCCCGCAGGTGCTTTCGAGCCCGGTTGGTCCGATCGTTGACGAGGATTCGTTCCCGGCCGACAAAGTCGCGAGCGACGATGACATCGTGAAGGCAAATCCCTTCGCCGGGCCCTACTCGATCACCAAGTACGACAAGGGAAACCTCATCGCGTACTCGGCGTTCAAGGACTACCAGGGCCTCTGGGGTACCGCGAAGTCTGAGTCGGTCAACCAGAAGTACTTCGCGACCGAGTCGAACCTGAGCCAGGCAATCGAAACCAAGGCCGTCGACGTTGCATTTCGCAGCCTCTCGGCAACCGACGTCGAGAAGTTTGAGAAGACCGATGGCCTGCAGGTTATCAAGGGACCGGGCGGCGAGATCCGCTACCTCGTCTTCAACTTCAACTCGATGCCATTCGGTGCGACCACCGCTGACGCTGATCCGGCAAAGGCTCTCGCGGTTCGCCAGGCCATCGCTGATCTCATCGACCGCGAGAAGATCTCGACGCAGGTCTTCAAGGGCACCTACACCCCGCTCTACTCCTTCATCCCAGAGGGCCTGCTCGGCGCAAATACCGCGCTTGAGGGCCTCTACGGTGATGGCAAGGGTGGCCCCGATGCCAAGCGTGCGAAGGAGCGCCTCGCAGCTGCGGGGATCGCAACCCCGGTGAAGTTCCCGTTGCAGTATGCGGGTGAGCGCTACGGTGCGGCCACGGCTGAGGAGTACGCACAGATCAAGTCACAGCTTGAGACTGACGGTCTGTTCGAGGTTGACCTGCAGTCGACCGAGTGGGGTCAGTTCACGAAGGACCGCGTAGAAGACATTTACCCGGTGCACCAGCTCGGCTGGTTCCCCGACTACTCGGATCCGGACAACTACCTGACGCCGTTCTTCTCACCGGGCAACTTCCTGGAGAACCGTTATGAGAACCCTGAAATTACGGCGCTGATCGATCAGCAGCGAATCACGAGCGATGACGCCGAGCGGGCGAAGCTCCTGGAAGAAATTCAGGACAAGCTTGCGGTGGAGCTCTCCACGCTCCCGATGCTGCAGGGCGCGCAGGTCGCGGTTGCGGTCGACGGTGTAGAAGGCGTCACACTTGACGCTTCATTCAAGCTCCGTTTCGGGCTGATCACCAAGTAG
- a CDS encoding DUF4287 domain-containing protein codes for MSEQIKGPKSYFPSIEAKYGMTIDEWIAQLRPHAGEAHMEQVAFLKNRGMGHGHANALVHVFRAEHGGALNAATESEQ; via the coding sequence ATGAGTGAACAGATCAAGGGTCCGAAATCGTATTTTCCGTCGATCGAAGCGAAATACGGGATGACAATCGATGAGTGGATCGCCCAGCTGCGCCCACACGCGGGGGAGGCTCATATGGAACAGGTCGCATTTCTCAAGAATCGCGGCATGGGGCACGGCCACGCCAACGCGCTCGTTCATGTGTTTCGTGCCGAACATGGCGGTGCGTTGAATGCTGCAACCGAGTCGGAACAGTAG
- a CDS encoding GTP pyrophosphokinase translates to MSNPATNDEITISASALRTLGDQMQRFLLEYRFAMQEIETKLAILQEEFLHMHEYNPIEHVSSRVKSVDSLVDKLGRRGVSSEFDVIRREIHDIAGIRVTCAFIRDVYRLFSLLTQQDDITVLEVEDFIAEPKANGYKSLHAILSIPVYLSTGRVDVPVEVQFRTIAMDFWASLEHKIYYKYERQVPDALIGELKDAAETAAELDTRMERLHVELHGDPGNSAVLQQKLPHIHSV, encoded by the coding sequence ATGAGCAATCCCGCCACGAACGACGAGATCACTATTTCTGCAAGCGCCCTGCGTACGCTTGGCGATCAGATGCAACGGTTTTTGCTCGAGTATCGATTCGCGATGCAAGAGATCGAAACCAAGCTTGCGATCCTGCAAGAAGAGTTCCTGCACATGCACGAGTACAACCCGATTGAGCATGTCTCGAGCCGGGTGAAATCGGTCGACAGCCTCGTCGACAAGCTCGGTCGCCGCGGCGTGAGTAGCGAGTTCGATGTGATCCGGCGTGAGATTCACGACATCGCGGGAATTCGGGTGACCTGCGCGTTTATCCGAGACGTCTATCGCCTGTTCAGTCTGCTCACGCAGCAGGACGACATTACGGTGCTTGAGGTCGAAGACTTCATTGCCGAGCCAAAAGCCAACGGCTATAAGAGCCTGCACGCGATCCTTTCGATTCCCGTGTACCTTTCAACCGGCCGGGTCGATGTGCCTGTTGAAGTGCAGTTTCGGACCATTGCGATGGACTTTTGGGCGTCGCTTGAACACAAGATCTACTACAAGTACGAACGCCAGGTGCCCGACGCTCTCATCGGTGAGTTGAAAGACGCCGCCGAGACCGCGGCCGAACTTGATACTCGCATGGAGCGACTGCATGTGGAACTGCACGGCGACCCCGGGAATTCGGCAGTGCTGCAGCAGAAGCTGCCCCACATTCATAGTGTGTGA
- a CDS encoding DUF1345 domain-containing protein, producing the protein MSKLPVQAQVRLRWSVAIAAGTAVGITVGTLLGGAAGMLAGWGTLAIISTVWTLIQVWPLDAKATREHAILEDPGRRTAQILAIVGSLTSLGAVAAVVVHSRRLSGIDVYIDAGIAALSVISSWALIQTDYMLRYAKEYYLNGAGGINFNQEEDPQYSDFVYFSVVLGVSYGVGDTAVTRGGIRRIVISQTMLGYLFGAGIIATIISLIAGLG; encoded by the coding sequence ATGAGCAAGTTGCCAGTGCAGGCGCAGGTGAGGCTGCGGTGGTCTGTTGCGATCGCCGCGGGAACCGCGGTGGGGATCACCGTGGGAACGCTGTTGGGCGGGGCAGCGGGGATGCTCGCGGGCTGGGGCACGCTCGCAATCATCAGCACCGTGTGGACCCTGATCCAGGTGTGGCCCCTCGATGCGAAAGCGACCCGCGAGCATGCGATCCTTGAGGATCCGGGCCGCCGTACCGCGCAGATCCTGGCGATTGTGGGCAGCCTCACCAGTCTGGGTGCTGTCGCCGCCGTTGTGGTGCACTCCCGGCGCCTGAGCGGGATTGACGTGTACATCGATGCGGGAATCGCCGCGCTCAGTGTGATCTCTTCGTGGGCGCTGATTCAGACCGACTACATGCTTCGCTACGCGAAGGAGTACTACCTGAACGGCGCGGGCGGGATCAACTTCAATCAAGAGGAGGATCCGCAGTATTCAGACTTCGTCTACTTTTCGGTGGTGCTTGGAGTGTCCTACGGAGTGGGGGACACCGCGGTGACGCGGGGCGGGATCCGCCGCATCGTGATATCGCAGACGATGCTCGGCTACCTGTTTGGGGCCGGGATCATTGCGACGATTATCAGCCTGATCGCTGGCCTCGGGTAG
- the arfB gene encoding alternative ribosome rescue aminoacyl-tRNA hydrolase ArfB encodes MDDLRVPPGPGAPHGITVPAAELTEQFSRSSGPGGQGVNTTDSRVQLSLDLAATSALDDAQRALALAALASRLNGNVLAISASEERSQRQNRILARERLAELLREAVIPHLERRPTKPSRGAKRRRLDAKKRRGEVKQQRQRPRSD; translated from the coding sequence ATGGACGATCTGCGTGTGCCACCCGGGCCCGGTGCCCCGCACGGGATCACCGTGCCCGCGGCAGAGCTCACGGAACAGTTTTCGCGTTCATCCGGTCCCGGCGGGCAGGGGGTCAACACCACCGACTCGCGCGTGCAGCTCAGCCTCGACCTCGCCGCGACCTCCGCGCTCGACGACGCTCAGCGTGCGCTCGCCCTTGCGGCACTTGCGAGCAGACTGAACGGCAACGTGTTGGCCATCTCCGCATCCGAAGAGCGCAGTCAACGCCAAAACCGAATCCTGGCACGGGAGCGCCTCGCGGAGCTGTTGCGCGAGGCCGTGATCCCGCACCTCGAACGACGCCCCACCAAGCCGAGCAGAGGCGCAAAGCGACGGCGCCTCGATGCGAAAAAGCGGCGCGGCGAGGTCAAGCAGCAGCGTCAGCGTCCGCGATCAGATTAG